The following DNA comes from Anticarsia gemmatalis isolate Benzon Research Colony breed Stoneville strain chromosome 10, ilAntGemm2 primary, whole genome shotgun sequence.
CCCATTAGCTGGAACCGCACACTTATTAGACGAATTGGATAGTATGTGTCACAAAACATTGTCTGTAACTTCGCacatttattcttaatttttatcaaaacaattcttgttttataaagaaaagcTTATGGTGCTGCTGCGAGATGGGAGAACACTGATCGGTTACCTTCGTTGCGTGGACCAGTTTGCAAATTTAGTTCTCCACAAGACAATAGAGAGGATTCATGTTGGTAGAGAGTATGGTGACATTCCCAGAGGTATATTTATCGTCAGAGGAGAGAATGTAGTGCTTCTGGGAGAAATTGTAAGTTGCTGATTGTTTTGTATAATCACTCTTTTGTcaagttaattaaaaagtttcagAGTAACACcagttttgtttacaaaatccTACCTAGATTTTGAAGCGTCCAAGTATCGTCACTTAAAAGAGTGATTTAGATATTGTTGCCTTTACCATAAAAGCTACAATGTTTTTCTCAAACTGTATCATATAATaaactttcaataataaataatgttaattaaaaataatattcataatttctGGTATGCTAAAGGTTTTCCTTATTGAGGaaatttttgtgtattattttattttaaaatgaattatatatTCATTCTATGTCACACACAGCAGTTTAACTAATTTCTGAACTTAATCATAcaatagaaacaaaattatgctataacaattaaaaactattaaattttaatgttttaaagtacTATGTTAACATATTTTACAGGATAAAGATAAAGAAGATAACTTACCATTGACAGAAGTCTCTGTTGATGATATTCTTGATGCTCAAAGGAGGGAACAAGATGCCAAGATTGAGCAACAGAAACTACTCTCAAAAGCCTTGAAGGAGAGAGGTCTCAACTTATTAGCTGAAATGGGACATGatgatatgttttaaatgcCCATAAGCTTATATCTCTATGTGCTAAGActgtaattatgtaataaaactatatctatcattttattttgttttattagatttttttttttttttctttgcacTATTCTAATAAATCTGAAGAAAGATATGGATATGTGTAATGAAGAAAAAACATGTGACCAAATTCTATCACTCCATTCCAAAGCAGAATATTGCAACTGACGTTCTTAGTCCCTCTCTGCCTATTCAAATAGAAAATAGGTACGAATAGAGGAGTCACTTATAAGAACAGGTCAGTTAAAATTTGAAGACATGAAGATTAATGTATAttccttaaaataatattgtttgtttagcgATTCAGAAATAAATTGCATGAAGTTGAGTACCAGTTGGTTAATTATAACcataatttgcattttttatttaatattttcggTTAACCATCGCTTGGGACAAACGAAACGTAACAGGAGTTTTTTCGTTCTGaatcttaagaaaaataattcctagcagatttttgcaaacaaaaattaaaattaattaacttagtgaaaggtaagtaatttattagtaaaaagcGATTTCTAAGAAAACATAGTTAAACAGAGTGCTTATTCCAAATGGGCATCAAAACATTAAAAGCTCGTTACGTCTGGTGGCAGCTTGATCATTGCGTTTCAGAACGAACCGGTTTTTCCGTTGTGATAAAGTGACATTTGAAAACAATGCAAATAGTgatattttcttcaattaaaatttatatcatttctctcaaaatgtttatatattgtggcaaaataatataatataactctTGGTCGTTCAattcaaacataaatatgtGTTCATACAACtctatatcataattattttacaatttcttCGTGCCTTTGTAGTGATTGAAAAAAATGACTTCCGCGGACTTAACATTGATTGAAAGATTGCGAAAAGAGAatttagaacagttttttaCATTAGTGCGCATGCATTTATCGTTTGTTGTAGATATAAATTCTGACGAGTAAGTATAAAAGTTTGAAAGTCCGTTATAACCTTCTTCGTCTTTCATTTTCGTTTCTTTATCATTGAAACATGTTcctattatgtttaattataagtatttttctcTTGTTGATGCTCCAGATATCCTACTTATAAATGCCTCAAGTTTGTATCTAATAGAAACTAAACATAAGCTTGCGTAAATTATCACTTAATGCCGTGattcttatattaaaaaagtatatttctttcagtgttgatTGTTCAACTGACAAACCAAAGCAGTTCCGGTGGAACTTCCACAAGAAAGCAAAGAGTTCTAATACAAATTCTAGTCAAATTAATGTTAATCCTGTAAAGTGCACTGTAGAAGTCAATTCTATAACTGAAGATGGAATTTTAAGGGTTAATGAGCTGATAGATTTTCTATCTAAGCCAGATAGTAAGTATTGTGAATCTTATAAGTTTATCATCTTTGGAGACCTTAGGCTTAGTGTGCTCCTAGTTGATACTCAGCTATGGcatcaaattaaattgtaaataggtAACTGTGCAGAAGTTCTGTTTATGGTGTCCAAAAATCAATTTTTGTCACTATTTAAGTTAATCAAAGTCTAGATTAGCACTGGCAATCAAATTCCTTGTAAGTTATTAAAGCTGCATTGATTCTCTACTTTTCAAACAACACACATTTTCCAAAGTACCAGCATTAGAAGatctgattaaaataaaaaaaaaaacttaaatttcaGATGTAACACAAGAAGGTATATTTCGTCGTACCGGCTCTCTATCTCGTCAGCAAGAGCTTAAGAACTTACTTCTCACTGGTTCCAACCTCGGTCTTGATGAAGGAAAGTTTACAGTACATGACTGTGCATCTGTTCTCAAGGGTTTCCTTGCAGAACTACCACAGCCTTTGCTCATGGATCAGTATTATCAGACTTATTGTACTTTGGCAGGTAAGAATAACCACTTTTGATAAATTGTATACAGTATTATTCTAAGTTAAtctaagttaattaatacactACTTTACAGCACAATGAAATTTTCCACATAGTTGGCAAACACGTAAGCAAATTGATTAATGCGAGATCCTATAAGAAAGTTTTctgaacaaacatttttaattttaagcagACTTAAGGGCCTGTAAAAATGTTCCTACACTGACACTTGCACTGCATGCtataatttgatacaaaaaaacttgtattaatttgttttcaatcaaaacttgttatacaaataatgttgtttagaatttttatacatttgaaaaacctagatatattttttgtgaagtatagtataataataatacaacttatttgtttttcaagTCTTCATAAAACTTTTTACAGCTCAATACCCACCAAATGCTGAAACATCAGAAGTGAAACTCCTCACGGCTCTTCAACTATTGCTACTACTTCTCACACCATCACACAGGAACTTTCTACAAAGATTACTAAGGTTACTCAGGCTGGTGGCAGACAATGAAGCTTCAAATAGAATGTCACCAGATACTTTGGCTACGATGTTCACACCACACTTGTTGTGTCCTAGGAAGGTTAGTTTGGAAATTAAAAGTGCAATTAAGATTTTTCTGTTATAACAGCATCAATTCTTCAACATATGGGTCGGGCTAGATCTCATAGCCCCTACCTCTACTTCATTAAAAAATGAAGATGTCATGATTGATGTCATTAAAATGGCTTGCCAGCAAAGGCATCAAAGAGCCTATCAAAGGGATCTTGCTTCATTATTATTGGTCATAGTACTATATCAGGATTTTTATGATGGTCTCAAGTTTGTGGCATTTTCCTTTCATTAATGTGCTGACTGTTGCTGTGACTGTGTAGTTAGTTAAGCTTATCTATTTACATAGTCTACTCAACATCAACACTCATTACAGTAGATTAAATTACACTATGTATCTTCACTATTAAATCCAATCTGTTGTTGAGGAGTAAAGCCAGTTGCTAGTAGAGTCAACAAATATATGGTGTCATAGACCATTGTCTAAAACTATCATTACAACCACAAGCTTCAAAATAATGATCCCTCGATTTTTCTTTCCAGTTATCACCAGAAACGTTCCACGCGGATTCAATAGCATTATCTCCAGTCATCAGCTTCATGATCCGTCAATCTCTGCGGTTGTTCGACGCACCGACACAACTAACTACTGACGCCGCAGCCTACTTCACTGTTAGGGAGAAGAGACGGGCGATGTCGCCTGATGTGGATCTCGATGAGAGTATTACTGATAAGTAAGAATTCTGTGTTTTTATATTCACATTTGATAATAAATTTTTGCTTTATGACAATAGCTATATTTTACTCGGAAATATGGGCTAGGCTATTTTACTATTTACTGCACGAACGTAATTGGTAACGCCGGGAGGGGACGTCCTAGAAAGACACACAAATTATATCagtgatgtcttgtaaaaaggtcaggtggaACTGTATggaagatgtatggatgtgaatggagcaaagaaagattgtaaggatcgtaccaagtagcatTCTTTGGtctggcgtgattttatgactGTCTGTTTGTAAATTTGGTCTAAGTCTCAATACTCCGCTGTGACGACGCAccgcatttttttatttaaaaaagattcgACCGATCGATCgatcagtcagcctgcgaccacgccgagtgcaacctgcgccgaagcgttaggcattttaaggtaaaatgcgtgttcgcgttaattctcatattctattatacattagatTCGACCAATCCCGCATTGAAGGTTagtcttgtgtcgcggggcctttccaaatataaaatttaaacattacatattcgcacaaataactgttccgtgtgggaatcggtCCCGACCGCCCGACGCAAtcgtagtggcgtggcgaccttaaccactgcgccacggaggcagtcgaaacAATATATTAACAACATGCGTgatcacgttaattcccgtatcctattatacattaaacatgcaacgcgagagtttaaaagttatgaatattgTAGTTATATCtgtattaatgaaattattgaaCCACAGGACGGCGGCCAACACAGTGTACACGTTCGTAGACCGCCACCGCACTCGCGCCGAGAACGAGACCAACCCCACCGACACTGCGCTCGCACAACTCTATGCGCATATACAAGCACTACCCGACTCGCAGCATAAGAGACGacttatcaaacattttaatagaCAGAATGGATATGGTAAGACTTGTTTAatggtttttttgtaaaaacaatcatatttgtattttggAGATACCTACTGTGTTTTGACTCCTTGAAATTCTTTTAATGGGACAGTATTGGGTTTTCCCAAAGTTCTCAGTTAGCTTGCTTTATAACTAAGACCGTCGACGAGAAACTAAACTACTTACTAGCTTCCATTTATTCTTGTAATTGTTGCAGTTTATGACATGCACATGAGCaattataaattttagttttgggttgctattgttaaaaaatctataaatctATATGAGCATAAAATCAGGTCAAAATAGCAAATGTTATGAAGTTGGgaacagttttattaataagcCATTTTACATATTCCAGGAACACCAATACAAATTCAACGAACAGGTAAAGTGGCTGGTTCTAGAAGTTTCGGCGATTCCATCAAGAGGCACATATTCAACAAGGGATTGTTAAACAAAACGCCTAAGAAAGGCTCGGGGtctaatattaatgttatagaCGAGGTAAGCTTTGCTGTGTTGTGTTTGTCTTATTGAAAAGCtatgaaataactgttttaaatattatgaggaCTTGTTTAATGacttatatttaagtatttattttgcgCTTTTGTGATAATTCGAAATGCGTGTAAGAACGTATACGTGTACGCACGACTCGTAGACGACGAAAAAATTGCTTTTAGACAGAATTATAGATTATTCTTTCGTCTAAAACTGATGTTTGGGAACAAGTTATCTCAATTTACTTGTAGAAGACAGGATATTCTCATACTGTTGCTGCTAAAGTGCTAGTCTATTTAACCGCTGAGGTCGATATAGGTCCCTCAGCCTGTGTATTCGTGTTAGCCTTGTTCAACATTTCGCCAACTCTCTAATGCCTATTATAAAGATAACCAGTAGAGTGTCTAACAAGCACTATGTCAACACTCACATTAAACATATcctcataatatattttagtgaaGCTGAAGCATGTATGTCAATGTAACTAACACTGTGATCGTGCATTGTGTTAACTGTCTCTCTTCTTCCTAACTTTCTACCATAATTTAACCCTTACAGAAAACCAAAGGAAAGCTCAGGTTCTCGGACGATAGCAAAGTCGATGTTTCACATAAAAACATTGTACTCAAAAACCTGGCGAACAAAATTGCCAGTTCGGAGTCTTTAGATGATGACTACGATTCTGATGCAAGTAACGAAAGCACGTTATCTGAAGGCGCGTTGAATAGCCCGAGGAAAATGAGTCCGAAATTCGTTTCCGAACCCAATTTGAGTGTATTAGATACGAATGATGAAACGCCTAAAAAGAAGCGAGGGAATAGACTGTTCAGATCGAAAATAGTCTCAAATCATACTATAAATAAGAAGTACCAAAAGCGTGCCGCGATTCGTGGGACACCGACTTGTGTATCGTGCTTCGAAGATCAAGATACAGGGTCGGAGAACGAAATTTCGTACCAGGATATCAGTAATGAGAGGAGTCCTATAGAAGATACGCCTAAGAAAGTTCTAGAAAGCGATGTAAAGCATTATTTGACCAGTACGCCTGGTATCTCCGATGCTGTGTTTGATGAAGACTGCGCTACTCCGTACACGATGAATTTCAGAAGAGCCTCTATGTCGCCCATAACGAAGTCCACGCAAAAGTTGTCCAAAGCGATGCAGGTTTGTCCGTTCGCATGTTTGCATGTTTCATCTGTTTTTCTTACGCTTTTGTGTTAGCTTTTCATGTTAAAATCGTTTATCTTTATGTAACGTAACATTTTCTATcgtattgtataaaattaataatcatttCTTTGATGATTGAATGAGTCTCTGGtcacttgaataaataaatattattatattatttgtacgACATTTTTCTCAATCTGTTACTCAcaattgattgatttaattGTTAAGAAATTGTTCAATGTGACAATCAATGTAATGTAACATAAATTCCCTAATTTGTAGTTCATATAGGCTGGTCTGTTGGtctttagattattattttattttatagaaatcagATTATTTAGAAATGTAAACACGAATCATCTTATCATCTTATACTTTATAAGCGAATAAGTGTAGCTTAATTTCGGAATAGTTGATTTGTGTTGTATCTTACTAATAACaggttataaatttaataaaaagtggCAAAACACAAACCCAAGCTGACAACTCGTTAATTAACGAATTTGAACACAGTTTGCCTGTGTTCAAAAAATTTCAGAAACATAACACAACAATACATCAatctaactaaataaaaacacattccAGGAATCAATAATGACGCCCCGTTCCCGCAAGCCATTAATAATAACATCGGAACAACGCGACAGTATGCCGGAGACGGTACCAAACAAGGACGAGACAAGCAAGTCTGATGGACTGTATAGATCTATGTCGCCGAAGAACGATAGTGACTTTGTATCGTCTGATGATGAAGGCAGTCGGTCTACGTACTCATGTGAAAGGTGAGAACTTAGATTCACTGACACTGATTATATACACTTAAATGTGTTGGTACTAAGTTGAGATGTTAACGTAATCGTACGAAATACTGTCATGCATGTATAAAATCATGCTTAGCTCACATGAGGTGCAAACACTgatatattcccagttgtccctgggggtgacaactgggaataatGGTAGGAAGAAAATTACTAGTTGTCACCCTGGGGTGACAGcgtagaggggacaactggAAATATACCCAAACACTGCTGTTTCCTAGAAGcttcataaaatttataaagtgctaaactttatttatttgaaaagacTGAATTCTGTTTCCGAAAGCTAGAAATAATTGTGTTTCTGGTTATCTAAAATGGTGACATGCTTTTTACGATATGAGTCTAAGGAAACATACTCTTATTTGGTTTGAATTaatgtctaaaataaaatatttaaactattacatttactggAAATTTTTAGAATAACACTTCGCATGTCAACGACCTCCGGCAACGTAACTGAACCGATTTCTATCGTTTCAATGATGTAAAATCGAAAGCAGCAGAAGCCAAATACGTCATAAAATCTACAGAACAAACATGGTACACAATGACAACATTTCACATTATACACAAACTACACTATATTCAATGTATTACAAGTTtgttgaatttttattattttatttctcagaTCCAATCGTTCAGCCAGCACTTCACTACCACGAAACCAATTCGACGCGCGATCGATCTCAAACGGCGAAGTCAGTCCGCTGCGATCACAAAACACTCGGTTCATACTAAGCCACGAACGACCGAACATAATAGAAGATCTAAACACTACTCTATGTGGTACTGAAGAAGATATACCAAAAATTAACGACCAAAGACCGAAGTCCCTTACAGAACCTTTCAGAGAATATTTACTTAGCAGATCGGTACTAACAGCCACACCAGTCGATCTATCGATTCTTAATAAATCGAATGATACCGATGATAAAATTACGGATTCGCTACTCTATTGTTTGGACGGCAATGTCCCTTCCGATTTAACTTTATCTATTAGTAATCTAGCCGTAGATCAAGCTTTAAGATCGCCGTTATcgaatattaatgtaaatatcgATAAAAGTCCGAATAGGAAAAGAGGTGCTATTTGTTCTGATGAGCCAACAGTCGAGAAAAAGGCGTTGGTTGAAAAAGAGAATTTCACAGAAAAAGTGTTTGAAATTAGAGAGACTGAACTTTGAACACAAATAGtgcattatatttgaatttttttaagtGGAAGTGCCTTTTGGACCAGCCTGGCCTTCATTTTGGTGATATTAACGAAACAATGTCTAACAAAAGATGCCGAAATGAGTACATCTAAACGTAGCTCTGAGGCCGTACCCATGACAAGGACAATGCTATACGGGCTCTAAAGCGTTCTCTTTTTCACGTTGGAAATAAGACTACTTTAAGATGGCGTAGTACAGTCCCAGGTCTGAGAATTTGTATCGCTAATTGATGAATAATTTGAACTAAAACCCATTCTTGGAGTGTTCTTTCGGTGATTGCGCCTTATAGCTCGAATACTCCTTTTTTTCTGGTGTTGTCGATGTTTGTGTAAGCGACGTGCACCGACGTATACGCACTTTATCGCATGAACCTGTCGAATTGTGTAAAAGTGTTTCTGCAGTTCTATTGAAAACAGTACAAGTGgtctcattttttatttcttatgcCTTTTCTTCCAATAAAGACGggagataattttgttttatgaaaaataaatcgtttattttaatttttttaaagtgccTTACCCACTAGGGCAATATCAAAGAGCTTTCTGAGTACAAAAACGTTGAAAACAGGCGACTGTTGCATAATTTATGAGATTATTCCTATTTAGAAATACCTATAAACACCCTTACGCACTAACGAATAACTGTGGGACCGACTAGCCGCGCGACTAAACGATTTTATCGTCTGTGATTGTACCCACTAAACAGCTTCGAAAATCAGGCGGCTGCATTTTGgcaactgtaaccgcgcgggTAGCTGCtaccgcggttaaccgctagtgtgTAAAGGGGCTAAGATTTTATTACGTGAATAATTATGAAACTATTGTAAAGTATTTTCGTACATCACTCTAGTTGATACAATTTTGAACTttaatttgttgtaataaatGTGATTTTGATGTAAAGATTATGATTATGAGCGAATGATTGACGCATggttaatgttattgtttattgtaactAATTCAGTTATAAGTacgtttacaaatattattatagtgagTATACGAAtatgaaaaacttatttttatttacaactaactGTCCTGCATCGCTAACCgcgtataataaaacaatttgattttcGGCATCGAAATGCATcgaactataattatatttaattattctatttCTTATTTAGTCTATGTCGGTGCCTAACCTCTACGCAAGGCTCCTTTTGAAAACTTCCAGAATTAATAATCGGTCTAGACGTTCCGAAGAGCCCGCTAACAAACTCACAAACTTAacagtacaaataaaacaagtcaAAAGTAAACGGGAATGGTCTATTTTATTGCACAGAGTCTatagttatattaaataaacgaTGACACCAGTCACTATCAAGAGGAAAGTCATGCAGCAGTAGAACTTACAACAGATGCGGTAGAATGCGTTCTTGCACCTCCGCTTCCATGATACTTGCTCGTAATATGCACtggaaataacaataaagtaagAGACCTATATATAGCTGTGGGATAAAAAAATCTCAGTAGTTCCATACTGGATTAGACTAGAGAATGCATCTGCTGAGATACGCCGGAAATTGGGCTGTACGTGATGATTAAAGGTTTGAATGCAATGGTATTATATTAACTTTCCACGGGAATAGTTGcctagtttttattttgatcattATACTATGCCTGCCATTCGCCTATACATAGCGTAAGTCGGTAAAATTGTGTGGATTGTCGAATCATCTCAAATCAAATAATCGGATAAATGAATCGAACaacgaatataaaattaaagtgttGGTCACCAAGTAAAAATTGCCCTGTAATAGGACAGTCGATGTGTTCTGAAATCTAATTCCTTACCGCTTTTCGACCAACGTGGTAGCCAAGAATTTTGACGCAGATATAGGTTTCACTTCAATCGGTTCCTGTCTTCCCTTCTTACTGTACTTGGGTGCCGGCGGATTATTATACGAACTATACTTTTTTTGTTGGCGAATAAACTCTTTCTCCCTTCTATGTAGCTCATGCAAAGCTTCTGTATCTCTCTGTCTACGTATTTCTTCTTTTAACGCTTTCCTTTGCTTCTTTAATTCTTTCCGATGATATCTGTCGAGTCTTTTCAAGGAGCTCCTTCTTTTGTACCATTGGGAGAGGCTGAAATTTGACAGTCTTTCTACGGGAGTATGTTTCCGAAGGCGGCCGAGGAAATGCACTGTCGTAGGCTTTGGCGTGTAAGCACTGATGTGTACTGGCACAGGCGGCTTACGACTAGCTTCGACGATAGCCACGTGCGGTCTGCCAACAAATCCAACATTGATGTTCGGTTCTATTTGTGTTTCTGCAAAATTGGGGACACAGTTATGTGGGAAGCAGAACTTAAAACAACCATAaccacataattttataatagtatacAAGCTTCAAGATGTTCTAACGACGCGATCAGCGGGAATATCAGTTAATTCGTATTGAGTGAAAAAGCACACCCACTGATTCCGAGCCCTGTTTACTCTCCAATACAGGGATTGTTTTGAACGCCCTCGGATTCACAAAACTTGGTCCTAGTTTTAGCTGGAACCCGTTCTGCACAAGTGTAACATTAGCATTATAAACTGAGAAAAAAACTACAGGACTTAAAACTATGTGGAAAAAATTGCCATTCGTTGTCTTAAGGACGATGTCTAGTTTAGAATGCAATGTACTTCTACGCTAATGGTATTTTCGTGTGAGGCACGATTAAAGGACAAAATAACGTTGTTACTACAAGGGCCAAGTATCAAAGTCTATTCGTGAACGGCTTGGACAGCCGTATAATAATTTTGCCTGCAACTAGTTGCCTTTAGGCTACGGATGGCAAACTGTTTGTCTTTACTTTACGCATCGCCTGCCGGCAGTTTTGCTGCATGATCCTCGCTTGCCCGCACGTTTACTAACTCTTGACTTTACCATTTGTGGTCACTTCGCACATATTTCCGGCTATTGCAGTTACATGTCAAAAACGTTTCACATCATTTCACATAAATAGGAAAAGTGAGTTTGTTGGATTCGAGTTAATTGAGAATCGTGGCTCAATTGTAACTCGATAGAATTTGTACGGATTGATCATAGTCATTGCTGAGTTAATACATTTCTATTggtttttgttgtaaattattttcaattttgtagTGAAGGAACTGtcgtgatatatttttttttatataaacaattttctaaATTGTTTCTAAATTGTTTATGGATATTCAAACCTAATAAAATTCTTCTtggttttttttgttgaaacttTTACAACAATTCTACAAATAGAGCAGCAAGATTATTTAAAGCAGTCTTTACTTTAAATATGAGATTCTTCAAGTGGCCAAAGGAGCACACTATCTGTCTACCACACGGAACGATGTTTCTAAAAGATAACGAGATAAAACCATCCAAAAGTATCGGAGTTTACCACATTTACGCGGTATCCGGGTGacaacaaaagtatttaaaggTTATGCTAAGATTGGACAAAATGTCATTGCCCTTTGTTGAACTCAAATTAATCAGTATAACTTTTGCAATTACCCTTAAAGCTTAATGCCAAACCGTCATCTATCACCATATTGAACATCCCTTGTAATATATggtaataaattacatttgtcAACTAGCCATCCTAGCTGTGGGATTAACACtagaatattatgaataaattatccGCTAGGCTCGTTAGAATTACCTATTAAATGGGCTAGCCAACAAACGAATTAATGGGCTGTGTTAACTGACATTATTGGTAGTAAACTGTTTAGTCTCATTTGATAGATAAACTACATAATTACTGAGAATATTTCAG
Coding sequences within:
- the LSm1 gene encoding U6 snRNA-associated Sm-like protein LSm1, coding for MSSNVNPLAGTAHLLDELDKKLMVLLRDGRTLIGYLRCVDQFANLVLHKTIERIHVGREYGDIPRGIFIVRGENVVLLGEIDKDKEDNLPLTEVSVDDILDAQRREQDAKIEQQKLLSKALKERGLNLLAEMGHDDMF
- the LOC142976272 gene encoding uncharacterized protein LOC142976272; translated protein: MQQNCRQAMRKNGFQLKLGPSFVNPRAFKTIPVLESKQGSESVETQIEPNINVGFVGRPHVAIVEASRKPPVPVHISAYTPKPTTVHFLGRLRKHTPVERLSNFSLSQWYKRRSSLKRLDRYHRKELKKQRKALKEEIRRQRDTEALHELHRREKEFIRQQKKYSSYNNPPAPKYSKKGRQEPIEVKPISASKFLATTLVEKR
- the RhoGAP54D gene encoding rho GTPase activating protein at 54D, whose amino-acid sequence is MTSADLTLIERLRKENLEQFFTLVRMHLSFVVDINSDDVDCSTDKPKQFRWNFHKKAKSSNTNSSQINVNPVKCTVEVNSITEDGILRVNELIDFLSKPDNVTQEGIFRRTGSLSRQQELKNLLLTGSNLGLDEGKFTVHDCASVLKGFLAELPQPLLMDQYYQTYCTLAAQYPPNAETSEVKLLTALQLLLLLLTPSHRNFLQRLLRLLRLVADNEASNRMSPDTLATMFTPHLLCPRKLSPETFHADSIALSPVISFMIRQSLRLFDAPTQLTTDAAAYFTVREKRRAMSPDVDLDESITDKTAANTVYTFVDRHRTRAENETNPTDTALAQLYAHIQALPDSQHKRRLIKHFNRQNGYGTPIQIQRTGKVAGSRSFGDSIKRHIFNKGLLNKTPKKGSGSNINVIDEKTKGKLRFSDDSKVDVSHKNIVLKNLANKIASSESLDDDYDSDASNESTLSEGALNSPRKMSPKFVSEPNLSVLDTNDETPKKKRGNRLFRSKIVSNHTINKKYQKRAAIRGTPTCVSCFEDQDTGSENEISYQDISNERSPIEDTPKKVLESDVKHYLTSTPGISDAVFDEDCATPYTMNFRRASMSPITKSTQKLSKAMQESIMTPRSRKPLIITSEQRDSMPETVPNKDETSKSDGLYRSMSPKNDSDFVSSDDEGSRSTYSCERSNRSASTSLPRNQFDARSISNGEVSPLRSQNTRFILSHERPNIIEDLNTTLCGTEEDIPKINDQRPKSLTEPFREYLLSRSVLTATPVDLSILNKSNDTDDKITDSLLYCLDGNVPSDLTLSISNLAVDQALRSPLSNINVNIDKSPNRKRGAICSDEPTVEKKALVEKENFTEKVFEIRETEL